From the genome of Bacteroides sp. MSB163, one region includes:
- a CDS encoding tetratricopeptide repeat-containing sensor histidine kinase, whose translation MKRYTNILILLLLTGLFIPAGAQNNPYKIDDSLYPFFQRATKSRTYPQGLLIADTLYAEATKKKDKKAQCLALTIPVSFYYSSGNYEKLEQAATRLKEEARKNNYLQYYYSAYTSEINWLLNNGHSLRALHKAEEMKEQAFKDQHNYGIFSCIRTLGHIYYMRQNSEVAAEYYKNALEYMLKHLPEQDPSYLYMNLAEYYRKKDEGEVALEYNEKAVKTSKTNESRVAALMDKCQTLYSMDRIDDFNTCYEECLQLVEQYGVIRKSALLRLRICKLVLDKKYDQAYIAADSIGSPLQIYQIRHGLYLKSGNYEKAYIYNKLIHRYQDSINRLVQSADIAELNAQIGNERIKLDAKALEYKNAALNLRNTQLELERTKSQSELEKINAENSRLVLKNRNLELARLNVEAEKQKAILKEQQSASQHYIVTLSLVLSFLFLFTCFLIFYLYRRRRTMAILQEKNEELTVARDHAEESDRMKSFFIQNMSHEIRTPLNAIVGFSQVLSTPDMEVDEEEKAEFSMLIQQNSELLTTLINDVLDLASLESGKYRMHLAPHRCNELCQVAMVSVVHRNPKEVKSYFTSDVPNDFLFVTDKERLQQVLINFLTNAEKHTERGEIHLHCSLTENPGKITFSVADTGPGIPADQADCVFDRFSKLDEFKQGTGLGLNICSIIAGRLKGEVKLDKNYTGGARFLFILPLDSIPDK comes from the coding sequence ATGAAAAGATACACTAACATACTAATTTTACTACTTCTTACAGGACTTTTTATTCCTGCCGGAGCACAAAACAACCCTTATAAGATCGATGACTCTTTATACCCCTTTTTTCAGCGTGCCACCAAATCACGAACTTATCCCCAAGGATTGCTTATCGCTGACACTCTTTATGCAGAAGCAACCAAAAAGAAAGACAAAAAAGCACAATGTTTGGCACTTACTATTCCGGTAAGTTTCTACTATAGTTCCGGTAATTATGAGAAACTGGAACAGGCAGCCACCAGATTAAAGGAAGAGGCACGCAAAAACAACTATCTGCAATATTACTATTCCGCATATACGAGCGAAATAAATTGGCTCCTTAACAACGGACATTCACTGCGTGCCCTGCACAAAGCCGAAGAAATGAAAGAACAGGCTTTCAAAGACCAGCACAACTACGGAATTTTTTCGTGTATTCGTACCTTGGGACACATCTACTATATGCGTCAGAATAGCGAAGTAGCAGCCGAGTACTACAAAAATGCTTTGGAATACATGCTGAAGCATTTGCCAGAACAAGATCCGTCATACCTTTATATGAACCTTGCTGAGTATTACCGAAAGAAAGACGAAGGTGAAGTTGCATTGGAATACAATGAGAAAGCGGTGAAAACATCTAAAACCAACGAGAGCCGGGTAGCAGCTCTAATGGACAAATGTCAGACTCTGTATAGCATGGACCGAATTGATGACTTTAACACTTGCTATGAAGAATGCCTGCAATTGGTCGAACAATATGGTGTTATCCGCAAATCAGCTTTGTTGCGTTTACGTATCTGCAAACTTGTTCTGGATAAAAAATACGATCAGGCATATATAGCCGCTGATTCAATAGGAAGCCCATTACAGATTTATCAGATACGCCACGGGTTATATCTGAAATCAGGAAACTATGAAAAAGCCTATATATATAATAAGTTGATTCACAGATATCAGGATTCAATCAATCGCCTGGTACAATCCGCAGACATCGCCGAACTGAATGCACAGATAGGCAACGAACGCATAAAACTGGATGCCAAGGCCCTGGAATATAAGAATGCAGCACTCAACTTGAGGAATACCCAACTGGAACTGGAGCGGACTAAGTCACAATCTGAACTGGAAAAGATAAATGCTGAGAACAGCAGATTGGTATTGAAGAACCGGAATCTGGAACTGGCACGTCTCAATGTAGAAGCGGAAAAACAGAAAGCCATCTTAAAAGAGCAGCAAAGCGCCTCTCAACATTACATCGTAACCCTCAGTCTTGTGCTCTCATTCTTGTTTCTTTTCACCTGCTTCCTAATATTCTACCTGTACAGACGTCGCAGAACAATGGCTATCCTACAGGAGAAAAACGAAGAACTCACCGTTGCGCGCGATCACGCCGAGGAGTCAGACCGGATGAAAAGCTTCTTTATACAAAACATGAGCCATGAGATACGTACGCCGCTCAATGCCATAGTCGGATTCTCACAAGTTTTATCCACTCCGGATATGGAAGTAGACGAAGAAGAAAAAGCTGAGTTCAGCATGCTCATCCAGCAGAATTCCGAGTTGCTGACTACGCTGATCAATGATGTCCTCGACCTTGCCAGTCTGGAAAGTGGTAAATACAGAATGCATTTGGCACCCCACCGTTGCAATGAATTATGCCAGGTAGCAATGGTTTCCGTAGTGCATCGTAATCCGAAAGAAGTGAAGTCTTATTTCACTTCCGATGTGCCGAATGACTTCTTGTTCGTAACGGATAAAGAACGCTTGCAACAGGTACTTATCAATTTCCTGACCAATGCGGAGAAACACACGGAACGGGGTGAGATTCACCTTCATTGCTCTCTTACGGAGAATCCGGGAAAGATAACCTTCTCCGTTGCAGATACCGGCCCGGGAATTCCGGCAGACCAGGCAGATTGCGTTTTTGACCGGTTCAGCAAGCTGGATGAATTTAAACAGGGCACAGGACTCGGATTGAATATCTGTTCCATCATTGCCGGACGCCTAAAAGGGGAAGTGAAACTGGATAAGAATTACACCGGAGGAGCACGCTTCCTGTTTATACTTCCACTGGACAGTATTCCTGATAAATAA
- a CDS encoding glycoside hydrolase family 2 TIM barrel-domain containing protein, whose protein sequence is MKKILFISFSCCILFSLIAKAQRIETLLEKNWKFTKGEVAEAMKPEFDDRKWETVTVPHDWAIFGPFDRSNDLQEVAVTQNFEKKASVKTGRTGGLPYVGIGWYRTTFDAPANQQTTLVFDGAMSEARIYVNGQEACFWPFGYNSFHCDVTGLLNKDGKNNTLAVRLENKPQSSRWYPGAGLYRNVRVVSTDKVHVPVWGTQLTTPHVSDEYASVRLLTTIANDEGKDLRIVTEIISPDGKVVAMKDNTRKINHGQPFEQNFLVNAPCLWSPETPYLYKAVSKVYADGKQTDEYTTRFGIRSIEIIADKGFFLNGKHRKFQGVCNHHDLGPLGAAINVAALRRQLTLLKDMGCDAIRTAHNMPAPELVQLCDEMGFMMMVEPFDEWDIAKCENGYHRYFNEWAECDMINMLHQFRNNPCVVMWSIGNEVPTQCSPVGYKVASFLQDICHREDPTRPVTCGMDQVSCVLKNGFAAMIDVPGFNYRAHRYLEAYELLPQNIVLGSETSSTVSSRGVYKFPVEKRGDAKYDDHQSSGYDLEHCAWSNVPDEDFALADDYDWTIGQFVWTGFDYLGEPSPYDTDAWPSHSSLFGIIDLASLPKDRYYLYRSLWNKNVNTLHVLPHWTWPGREGENIPVFVYTNYPTAELFVNGKSYGKQYKLTAEESKAIQGKDALALQRRYRLMWMDVPYEPGEVKVVAYDASGKIAEEKVVRTAGRPHHLEVVADRLQLTADGKDLAYITVRVVDKDGNLCPSDSRLVNFTVKGAGHYRAAANGDATSLDLFHLPKMPAFSGQLTAIVQTAEQAGEIVFEAKAKGVKSGKLTLYSSK, encoded by the coding sequence ATGAAGAAGATACTATTCATCTCTTTCTCCTGCTGTATTCTTTTCTCTTTGATAGCAAAAGCTCAGCGTATAGAAACACTGTTGGAGAAGAACTGGAAGTTTACGAAAGGTGAAGTAGCGGAAGCCATGAAGCCTGAATTTGATGACCGTAAATGGGAAACCGTAACCGTACCTCATGACTGGGCCATCTTCGGTCCTTTCGATCGCAGCAACGACTTGCAGGAAGTAGCAGTAACGCAGAACTTCGAAAAGAAGGCTTCTGTCAAGACTGGACGTACAGGTGGACTCCCTTACGTAGGAATAGGTTGGTATCGTACTACGTTCGATGCTCCCGCTAATCAGCAGACGACACTTGTCTTTGATGGTGCAATGAGTGAAGCCCGTATATACGTTAATGGGCAAGAAGCATGTTTCTGGCCATTCGGTTATAATTCTTTCCATTGCGATGTCACCGGACTTCTGAATAAAGATGGTAAAAACAATACCCTTGCTGTGCGTCTGGAGAATAAGCCTCAATCTTCCCGTTGGTATCCCGGTGCTGGGCTTTATCGCAATGTACGTGTAGTGAGTACCGATAAAGTACATGTTCCTGTATGGGGTACTCAGCTGACTACTCCTCATGTTTCTGATGAGTATGCCTCAGTACGTCTGTTGACGACTATTGCTAATGATGAAGGAAAAGATCTCCGTATCGTAACAGAAATTATCTCTCCCGACGGGAAAGTTGTTGCAATGAAGGATAATACCCGTAAGATTAATCATGGTCAACCTTTTGAACAAAACTTCCTGGTGAATGCTCCTTGCTTGTGGTCGCCGGAGACACCTTATTTATATAAGGCTGTTTCCAAAGTCTATGCCGATGGCAAACAAACGGATGAATATACTACTCGTTTCGGTATCCGTAGCATAGAAATCATTGCCGACAAAGGATTCTTCCTGAATGGTAAGCACCGTAAGTTCCAGGGGGTATGTAATCATCACGATCTCGGTCCGTTGGGTGCTGCCATCAATGTTGCTGCATTACGTCGCCAACTCACACTGTTGAAAGATATGGGTTGCGATGCCATTCGTACCGCTCACAATATGCCTGCGCCGGAGTTAGTGCAACTCTGTGATGAAATGGGCTTTATGATGATGGTGGAACCTTTCGACGAATGGGACATTGCCAAATGTGAGAATGGCTATCACCGCTATTTCAACGAGTGGGCAGAATGTGATATGATAAATATGCTGCATCAGTTCCGCAACAATCCTTGTGTAGTGATGTGGAGCATCGGTAATGAAGTTCCTACTCAATGTAGTCCTGTTGGCTATAAAGTTGCTTCTTTCTTGCAGGATATCTGTCATCGTGAAGACCCGACACGTCCTGTTACTTGTGGGATGGATCAGGTTTCCTGTGTTTTGAAGAATGGTTTTGCAGCAATGATTGATGTACCTGGTTTTAATTATCGTGCACACCGTTATCTGGAAGCTTATGAACTGCTACCGCAGAATATAGTGCTTGGTTCCGAAACTTCTTCTACCGTTAGTTCCCGTGGCGTATATAAATTCCCTGTAGAGAAACGCGGGGATGCGAAATACGATGATCACCAGTCTTCCGGATATGACTTGGAGCATTGTGCCTGGTCTAATGTTCCCGATGAGGATTTTGCTTTAGCAGATGATTATGACTGGACTATCGGCCAATTCGTTTGGACAGGATTCGACTATCTGGGTGAGCCTTCTCCTTATGATACGGATGCATGGCCGAGTCATAGTTCGCTGTTTGGTATCATCGACCTTGCCAGCCTCCCTAAAGACCGTTACTATCTGTACCGTAGTCTTTGGAATAAGAATGTGAATACACTCCATGTACTTCCTCACTGGACATGGCCGGGTAGGGAAGGAGAGAATATTCCTGTCTTCGTCTACACAAACTATCCGACTGCTGAACTTTTCGTTAATGGGAAAAGTTATGGTAAACAGTATAAACTGACAGCCGAAGAAAGTAAAGCTATTCAAGGCAAAGATGCGCTTGCTCTCCAACGTCGTTACCGTTTGATGTGGATGGATGTTCCTTATGAGCCGGGTGAAGTGAAAGTCGTAGCTTATGATGCTTCAGGTAAAATAGCAGAGGAGAAAGTGGTCCGTACTGCCGGTAGACCTCATCACCTGGAAGTGGTAGCTGATCGTTTACAACTTACTGCCGATGGCAAAGACTTAGCCTATATTACAGTTCGCGTAGTTGATAAGGATGGAAACCTCTGTCCTTCGGATAGTCGTCTTGTTAACTTTACGGTGAAAGGTGCGGGTCATTATCGTGCTGCAGCTAATGGAGATGCTACTTCACTCGATTTGTTCCACTTGCCGAAGATGCCTGCTTTCAGCGGTCAGTTGACGGCAATTGTTCAGACTGCCGAGCAAGCCGGTGAGATAGTATTTGAAGCTAAAGCCAAAGGGGTAAAGTCCGGTAAACTTACACTTTATTCTTCAAAGTGA
- a CDS encoding PepSY-like domain-containing protein: protein MKKLTYSFLLLMLLTSVPALADYAPVNVQTALKKMYPAAKDVAWSRDETYYVADFIQNGFDTKVWFNSEAQWEMRQIDWETMDEVPNAVYNAFAASEYSDGMVQEVTLVQFPKREAVVSVIVGMANTQTRYQLLFTLDGGLEDERNATYFNNLLGAEVFL from the coding sequence ATGAAAAAGTTGACGTATTCTTTCTTGCTTCTGATGCTCCTGACATCAGTTCCGGCCCTGGCCGACTATGCGCCTGTCAATGTGCAGACAGCACTGAAAAAGATGTATCCTGCCGCCAAGGATGTTGCTTGGTCACGGGATGAGACTTACTATGTAGCGGACTTTATACAGAATGGTTTCGACACAAAGGTCTGGTTCAACTCCGAAGCACAATGGGAAATGAGACAGATTGACTGGGAAACGATGGATGAAGTGCCCAATGCCGTGTACAATGCTTTTGCAGCAAGCGAATATTCCGATGGAATGGTGCAGGAAGTCACCTTAGTTCAGTTTCCTAAACGAGAAGCGGTGGTTTCCGTAATTGTGGGAATGGCGAATACACAGACCAGATACCAGCTACTGTTCACTCTCGACGGCGGATTGGAGGATGAACGCAACGCAACCTATTTCAACAACCTGCTTGGTGCGGAAGTCTTCTTATAA
- a CDS encoding glycoside hydrolase family 53 protein, with translation MKHMKFLSFFLGIAFAIIACSSNNETIPAPEVDPDGDDGTTEVEFAKGADIGWVTEYESKGYHFYNAKGEQRECTALMKELGLNAIRIRVWVDPSKHGNWCNTADVVEKAKRAKELGMDVMIDFHYSDWWADPAQQNKPALWVGKNLGNLKSAIKDHTVSVLQALKEIGVIPKWVQVGNEIRPGMLWDEDVALSGASYNVTEKDLKDAPASATDKVVYPMNWANLGVFVTTGYDAVKSVFPDAIVIVHLDNGWDSGLFTWFFDELKKNGGKWDMIGMSLYPYWSRDAKEGYSSADAVITDCISNIKALSTKYNCDVMVVETGMECADDNGKLASTSVLNEGKRQLARILKECKENTNGRCKGVFYWEPECRPSQYRLGAFTEGGYPTVIMDAFR, from the coding sequence ATGAAACACATGAAATTTTTGTCTTTCTTTTTGGGTATTGCTTTTGCTATAATAGCGTGTAGCAGTAATAACGAAACAATTCCTGCACCGGAGGTCGATCCCGACGGTGACGATGGAACTACAGAGGTGGAATTTGCCAAAGGTGCTGACATAGGGTGGGTCACCGAATACGAATCCAAAGGTTACCACTTTTATAATGCCAAAGGTGAGCAGCGTGAGTGTACGGCTCTGATGAAGGAACTGGGACTTAATGCCATCCGTATTCGCGTATGGGTAGACCCGAGCAAACATGGCAATTGGTGTAACACTGCCGATGTGGTGGAGAAGGCCAAAAGAGCCAAAGAGTTGGGGATGGATGTAATGATAGACTTTCATTACAGTGATTGGTGGGCCGACCCTGCCCAGCAAAACAAACCTGCGTTATGGGTAGGAAAGAATCTGGGAAATTTGAAAAGTGCCATTAAAGACCATACGGTGAGTGTGCTTCAGGCCTTGAAGGAGATAGGGGTTATTCCTAAATGGGTGCAAGTGGGGAATGAAATTCGTCCGGGCATGTTGTGGGATGAAGACGTGGCTTTGAGCGGTGCATCTTATAATGTGACGGAGAAGGATTTGAAAGATGCACCGGCAAGTGCTACCGACAAAGTGGTATATCCTATGAATTGGGCCAACCTTGGTGTTTTCGTCACTACCGGATACGATGCTGTGAAGTCGGTTTTTCCCGATGCTATTGTGATTGTTCACTTGGACAATGGATGGGACAGCGGTTTGTTCACTTGGTTCTTCGATGAATTGAAGAAGAACGGCGGCAAGTGGGATATGATAGGTATGTCGCTTTACCCTTATTGGTCGCGTGATGCCAAAGAAGGCTATTCATCTGCCGATGCTGTCATTACGGACTGCATCAGCAACATCAAAGCTTTGAGTACCAAGTACAATTGTGATGTAATGGTGGTAGAAACCGGTATGGAGTGCGCCGATGACAATGGTAAGTTGGCAAGTACCTCTGTTTTAAACGAGGGAAAGAGGCAACTTGCCCGTATCTTGAAGGAGTGCAAGGAAAATACCAACGGTCGTTGTAAAGGAGTGTTCTATTGGGAACCGGAGTGCAGGCCGAGTCAATATAGGTTGGGAGCATTTACAGAAGGTGGCTATCCTACTGTTATAATGGATGCTTTTAGATAA
- a CDS encoding SusC/RagA family TonB-linked outer membrane protein: MKQVNLRIYRMILPLLMGLFLSVSVYAQNITVKGHVKDAMGEVIGANVVEKGNTSNGTITDLDGNFTLSVPKGATLVVSFIGYQTQEVAAAPSVIITLKDDAELLSEVVVIGYGRAKKNDLTGSVTAIKPDEMNKGLQVSAQDMITGKIAGVNVQNSGGEPGGGASIRIRGGSSLNASNDPLIVIDGLAMDNYGMQGMSNPLNLVNPNDIESFTVLKDASATAIYGSRASNGVIIITTKKGRKNMKPTISYNGNVSVSTVTNKLDVLSANEFMNFIKNKSGLEGADWEASEYYKNMGYWSAYNADGTPADGAQHLFADTDWQDEIYRTAIATDHNITLTGAYKNLPYRVSLGYTKQQGILKTSDFERYTASVSLNPTFLNDHLTVNFNAKGMYSNTTYANTSAIGAASEMDPTKPVMIDSEFYNKNFGGYFQYSSPVDRGDDEWKYSINSLSTRNPMAYLNTTSDKGKGKELTGNIELDYKIHGLEDLHLHVNAGMDLKSGKSDKYYSRYNYDNYYYGSQGWNTQDTYNLSLNMYAQYTKDFGKNHHFDVMGGYEWQHFHKETDYYYYGTYPDTNKEHPGEIKDPSENTLYKTENYLVSFFGRLNYSLLDRYLLTVTLRNDGSSRFHKDNRWGLFPSVAAAWKINEEAFLKDSKVVSDLKLRLGWGKTGQQEGIGDYTYFASYTTNGLGAYYPIVGNGMTYRPDAYNAALTWEKTTTYNAGIDLSLLNDRFTVNLDYYYRKTTDLINTVAVAAGSNFKNKVTSNIGELHNQGVELSFTYRPIQTKDWRWELGYNITYNDNKIDKLLASDDADYKILHGGLAVGDSGSDGIKAWAVGHPVSAFYTYQQVYDQNGQPIEGQFVDRNGDGTINSADRYFYKKADADVIMGMTSKLIYKNWDFGFSLRASLGNYAYNGVEAGRSNISVERLFNGNTWHNVTNMTMAKDWSYISTEDALSDYFIQNASFLKCDNITLGYSFENLFGMKISGRAYLTAQNVFTISKYKGIDPEINGGYDGNIYPRPFTGVFGVSLNF, translated from the coding sequence ATGAAGCAAGTTAATCTTAGAATCTATCGAATGATTCTTCCCCTATTGATGGGGTTATTCTTGTCTGTTAGCGTTTATGCACAGAACATCACCGTGAAAGGGCATGTAAAGGATGCCATGGGTGAGGTGATTGGCGCTAATGTCGTGGAAAAAGGTAATACCTCGAATGGTACAATCACCGACCTTGACGGTAATTTTACACTGAGTGTTCCCAAAGGGGCAACACTGGTGGTTTCTTTCATTGGATATCAGACGCAGGAAGTGGCTGCAGCTCCTTCGGTAATTATTACCTTGAAGGACGATGCCGAGTTGTTGAGTGAAGTTGTCGTAATTGGTTATGGTCGCGCTAAGAAAAACGATTTGACTGGATCGGTGACAGCTATCAAACCTGATGAAATGAACAAAGGTTTGCAGGTTAGTGCGCAAGACATGATTACTGGTAAGATTGCTGGTGTTAATGTTCAGAACAGTGGTGGTGAACCGGGTGGCGGAGCTTCAATTCGTATTCGTGGTGGTTCATCATTGAATGCCAGCAATGATCCGTTAATTGTAATAGATGGTCTGGCTATGGATAATTACGGTATGCAAGGTATGTCCAACCCTTTAAACCTTGTAAATCCTAATGATATTGAAAGCTTTACAGTGTTGAAAGACGCATCTGCTACAGCAATCTATGGTAGCCGTGCTTCTAATGGTGTGATTATTATTACCACTAAGAAAGGACGCAAAAATATGAAGCCGACTATTTCTTATAATGGAAATGTGTCGGTGAGTACTGTTACTAATAAGTTGGATGTGCTGAGTGCTAATGAATTCATGAACTTTATAAAGAACAAGAGTGGATTGGAAGGTGCTGACTGGGAAGCCAGTGAGTATTATAAGAATATGGGTTACTGGAGTGCATATAATGCTGACGGAACACCAGCTGATGGAGCTCAACACCTTTTTGCTGATACAGATTGGCAAGATGAAATTTACCGCACAGCCATTGCTACCGACCATAACATCACGTTGACCGGTGCTTATAAGAATCTTCCTTATCGTGTTTCTTTGGGTTATACAAAACAGCAAGGTATTCTTAAAACCTCAGACTTTGAGCGTTATACTGCTAGTGTGAGTTTGAATCCTACTTTCTTGAACGATCATTTGACTGTGAATTTTAATGCCAAAGGAATGTATTCTAATACAACGTATGCTAACACCAGTGCTATTGGTGCGGCCAGTGAAATGGACCCAACAAAACCTGTTATGATTGACAGTGAATTCTACAACAAAAACTTTGGTGGGTATTTCCAATACAGTTCACCTGTAGATCGTGGTGATGATGAATGGAAATATTCTATTAACTCTCTGTCTACGCGTAATCCTATGGCTTATTTGAATACAACTTCAGATAAGGGTAAAGGTAAGGAGCTGACTGGAAATATTGAGTTGGATTATAAAATTCATGGTCTTGAAGATCTCCATTTGCATGTGAATGCCGGTATGGACTTGAAGAGTGGTAAGAGTGACAAATATTATAGCCGTTATAATTACGACAATTATTATTATGGCAGTCAGGGCTGGAATACTCAGGATACTTATAATCTCTCACTGAATATGTATGCCCAATACACTAAGGATTTCGGTAAGAATCATCATTTCGATGTAATGGGGGGGTATGAATGGCAGCATTTCCATAAGGAAACTGATTATTACTATTACGGTACTTATCCTGATACCAATAAGGAACATCCAGGTGAAATAAAAGACCCATCAGAAAATACTCTCTATAAAACTGAGAATTATTTGGTATCTTTCTTTGGTCGTTTGAACTATTCGCTACTGGATCGTTACTTGCTGACTGTTACGCTGCGTAATGATGGTTCTTCACGTTTCCATAAAGACAATCGTTGGGGATTGTTCCCTTCTGTTGCGGCTGCATGGAAAATCAATGAAGAAGCTTTCCTCAAAGATTCTAAAGTCGTTTCTGATTTGAAACTTCGTTTAGGTTGGGGTAAAACTGGTCAGCAGGAAGGTATTGGCGATTACACTTATTTTGCTTCTTATACGACTAATGGTTTGGGGGCATATTATCCAATTGTAGGCAATGGTATGACTTACCGTCCTGATGCTTATAATGCCGCCCTGACTTGGGAAAAGACTACTACCTACAATGCTGGTATTGATTTGAGTCTTTTAAATGATCGTTTTACTGTGAATTTAGATTATTATTACAGAAAGACTACTGACCTTATCAATACAGTGGCTGTTGCTGCAGGTTCTAACTTTAAGAATAAGGTTACAAGTAATATTGGTGAGTTACATAATCAAGGTGTCGAATTGTCGTTCACTTATCGGCCTATCCAAACGAAAGATTGGCGTTGGGAATTGGGTTATAATATAACTTATAATGACAATAAGATTGATAAACTGTTAGCAAGTGATGATGCTGATTATAAAATCCTGCATGGAGGTCTTGCAGTAGGTGATTCTGGTTCAGATGGTATTAAAGCTTGGGCTGTGGGACATCCGGTATCAGCCTTCTATACTTATCAACAGGTTTATGACCAGAATGGCCAACCTATTGAGGGGCAGTTTGTAGATCGTAATGGAGATGGTACTATCAACTCGGCAGACCGTTATTTCTATAAAAAAGCTGATGCTGATGTGATAATGGGTATGACGTCTAAATTGATTTACAAGAATTGGGACTTCGGATTTTCTCTTCGTGCAAGTCTTGGCAATTATGCTTATAACGGTGTGGAAGCCGGGCGCTCGAATATTTCTGTAGAACGTTTATTTAATGGCAATACATGGCACAATGTAACTAATATGACCATGGCTAAAGATTGGAGTTATATTTCTACGGAAGATGCTTTGTCTGACTACTTCATTCAGAACGCTTCATTCTTGAAGTGCGATAATATTACTTTGGGATATAGCTTTGAGAATTTGTTTGGAATGAAAATTAGTGGTCGTGCTTATCTTACAGCTCAGAATGTCTTTACAATCTCTAAATACAAGGGTATTGATCCGGAAATCAATGGTGGCTATGATGGAAATATTTACCCCCGTCCATTCACTGGTGTATTTGGTGTAAGTCTTAATTTCTAA